The Geotalea uraniireducens Rf4 genome window below encodes:
- the ligD gene encoding non-homologous end-joining DNA ligase, giving the protein MRQTTNMGLKEYASKRRFEKTPEPKPDVPHEGRRLVFVVHKHAARALHYDLRLELEGVLKSWAVPKGPSLDPSVKRLAVMVEDHPLDYRDFEGVIPEGNYGAGSVIIWDRGFYRHPSAGDENENEKLLLDGLRKGDMKFVLEGEKLRGEFALVRMGKDGKSWLLLKKKDRYASKGEILQENRSVVSHKTLEEMLEAGGQKSFKQKKINQIRLHEAKESEELHDAPVKPMPHNIKPMLATLAREPFDHPDWVFEVKWDGYRAIAEMRDGDVALYSRNLLSLQQKFSPIADALRECRFDAVLDGEIVVVDDRGHPDFQLLQNYQKSGNGHLLYYVFDLLYFQGHDLTGLPLLRRKEILKKILPSAPKIKYSDHVWKDGVLFFTVVREKGLEGIIAKHAQSAYQMGIRSRQWLKVKTRLTQEGVIAGFTEPRGGRKCFGTLVLGVFQGDELIYIGHSGGGFGAKDLQEIRAKLEPLIRKECPFKVRPETNTPATWVKPELVCEISLSGWTEDAVMRHPVFLRLREDKTAREVVRDSGGEGGNL; this is encoded by the coding sequence TTGAGGCAAACAACCAACATGGGCTTAAAGGAATACGCATCCAAACGGCGATTCGAGAAAACACCCGAACCGAAACCGGACGTTCCTCACGAGGGGCGCCGTCTCGTGTTCGTCGTGCACAAACACGCGGCCCGGGCCCTTCATTATGATCTCAGGCTGGAGCTGGAAGGGGTTCTGAAAAGCTGGGCCGTGCCGAAGGGACCCTCGCTGGATCCTTCCGTAAAAAGGCTGGCCGTTATGGTTGAAGACCATCCGCTCGATTACAGGGATTTCGAGGGGGTTATCCCGGAGGGTAATTACGGCGCAGGAAGCGTTATCATCTGGGACCGGGGTTTCTATCGTCACCCCTCTGCAGGAGATGAGAACGAAAACGAGAAACTTCTTCTGGACGGATTAAGAAAAGGGGATATGAAGTTTGTCCTCGAAGGGGAAAAACTTCGGGGTGAATTCGCGCTGGTCAGGATGGGAAAGGACGGGAAGTCGTGGCTGCTCCTGAAGAAAAAAGACCGCTATGCAAGCAAGGGGGAAATTCTCCAGGAGAACCGTTCCGTCGTGTCCCATAAAACCCTGGAGGAGATGCTCGAAGCCGGCGGCCAGAAATCTTTCAAACAAAAAAAAATAAATCAGATCCGGCTTCACGAAGCGAAGGAAAGCGAAGAGCTGCATGATGCGCCGGTTAAACCGATGCCGCACAACATAAAACCGATGCTCGCGACCCTGGCCAGGGAACCGTTCGACCATCCGGACTGGGTCTTCGAAGTGAAATGGGACGGGTACCGGGCCATCGCAGAGATGCGGGACGGAGACGTCGCGCTCTATTCCCGAAACCTGCTCTCGTTGCAACAAAAGTTTTCTCCCATCGCGGACGCGTTGCGGGAATGCAGATTCGATGCGGTTCTGGACGGCGAAATCGTCGTCGTGGATGATCGGGGACATCCCGATTTCCAGTTGCTGCAGAATTACCAGAAGTCTGGAAACGGCCATCTTCTTTACTACGTCTTCGACCTCCTCTACTTCCAGGGACATGATCTGACCGGCCTCCCCCTGCTCAGGAGGAAAGAGATCCTGAAAAAAATCCTCCCTTCAGCCCCGAAAATAAAATACAGCGATCACGTATGGAAAGATGGGGTCCTGTTTTTCACCGTCGTAAGAGAAAAGGGACTGGAGGGGATCATCGCCAAACATGCGCAAAGCGCGTACCAGATGGGGATAAGGAGCCGGCAGTGGCTGAAGGTGAAGACGCGGCTCACGCAGGAGGGGGTGATCGCCGGTTTCACGGAACCGAGGGGTGGGAGAAAGTGTTTCGGCACCCTCGTCCTGGGCGTGTTCCAAGGGGACGAGCTGATCTACATCGGCCATTCGGGAGGCGGATTCGGGGCGAAAGATCTGCAGGAAATCCGCGCGAAACTGGAGCCCCTGATCCGGAAGGAATGCCCTTTTAAAGTGCGGCCGGAGACCAATACCCCGGCCACCTGGGTAAAGCCGGAGCTGGTCTGCGAGATTTCCTTATCCGGCTGGACTGAAGATGCCGTCATGAGACACCCCGTTTTCCTGCGGCTGCGCGAGGACAAAACCGCCCGCGAAGTGGTGCGCGACAGCGGCGGCGAAGGAGGTAACCTATGA
- the ligD gene encoding non-homologous end-joining DNA ligase: MSRKVVAIGGRRLSLSNLEKELYPSYGFTKAHVLAYYRRIAPFILPHLQDRALTLKRYPEGVEDAFFFEKRCPSHHPAWAKTAELRREDGERMTVCLVNDLETLIWVANLASLELHVPLARAGSPETPDAMVFDLDPGDEADILDCARVALILRDLLSRLRLASFVKTSGQKGLHVYVPLNCPETTFEDTKTFSKAVAVILQKNYPDLVTARMAKDYRKAKIFINWSQNDAKATMICVYSLRAREKPYVSFPLEWRELERLAGLGDPERLQVIHAEAVRRAEEKGDLFREVLVKKQRLPHL, encoded by the coding sequence GTGAGCCGGAAAGTCGTCGCCATCGGCGGGAGAAGGCTCTCCCTGTCGAACCTGGAAAAGGAGCTCTACCCCTCCTACGGCTTCACCAAGGCCCACGTCCTGGCGTACTATCGCCGGATCGCACCGTTCATCCTCCCCCATCTGCAGGACCGGGCACTGACCTTGAAACGCTATCCCGAGGGGGTGGAAGATGCGTTCTTTTTCGAGAAGCGTTGTCCTTCCCATCATCCGGCCTGGGCGAAAACGGCAGAGCTCCGCAGGGAAGACGGAGAGCGGATGACGGTCTGCCTGGTCAACGATCTGGAAACGCTGATATGGGTGGCGAACCTTGCGTCCCTTGAACTCCATGTGCCTCTCGCCAGGGCTGGTTCCCCTGAAACGCCCGATGCCATGGTCTTCGATCTGGATCCCGGCGATGAGGCTGACATCCTGGATTGCGCCCGGGTGGCGTTGATACTGCGGGACCTGCTCTCCCGCTTGCGGCTGGCAAGCTTTGTGAAAACCTCGGGCCAGAAAGGCCTCCATGTCTATGTCCCCTTGAACTGCCCGGAGACGACCTTTGAGGATACCAAGACTTTTTCAAAAGCCGTGGCAGTTATCCTTCAGAAAAACTATCCGGACCTGGTGACAGCACGAATGGCGAAGGATTACCGGAAGGCAAAGATCTTTATCAACTGGTCTCAAAATGATGCTAAAGCGACGATGATCTGTGTGTATTCCCTGCGGGCCCGGGAAAAACCATATGTTTCGTTTCCCCTCGAATGGCGGGAACTGGAGCGGCTGGCCGGGCTTGGTGACCCGGAAAGGTTGCAGGTCATCCATGCGGAGGCTGTTCGCAGGGCCGAAGAAAAGGGTGACCTATTCAGGGAGGTGCTGGTGAAAAAGCAAAGGCTGCCTCATCTGTGA
- the ku gene encoding non-homologous end joining protein Ku: MAVQGIWSGTISFSLVAIPVQLVKAVAIGRVSFRLLHDKDYSPLARRMFCPEQEKMVPPDEIIRGYEIGPDRYLPITDEELESVSPERSRTIEIVEFIDMNEVDPIYYDHPYYLVPLKGGEKAYRLLVEVMRRTNKAGLAKFVLAEREYLVAVKSTEGALTLITLHYSDEVLSDEDIAPKEGKIAAEVKSGIKKSIKNMMADFNPGKYADERRDKVMDLLKKKVKEKAPVAAPEVEKAEGEGPADLIAALEEIMREVKKNR, translated from the coding sequence ATGGCGGTACAGGGAATATGGAGCGGGACGATCAGTTTCAGCCTGGTGGCAATTCCGGTACAGTTGGTGAAGGCCGTTGCAATCGGCCGGGTCTCTTTTCGCCTGCTCCACGATAAGGATTACTCTCCCCTCGCAAGAAGGATGTTCTGCCCGGAACAGGAAAAGATGGTCCCCCCGGATGAGATCATCAGGGGATACGAAATCGGGCCCGACAGGTACCTGCCGATAACGGACGAGGAACTGGAATCCGTGTCGCCCGAACGGAGTCGCACGATCGAGATCGTTGAGTTCATCGACATGAATGAAGTGGATCCGATCTATTACGATCACCCGTATTATCTCGTTCCTTTGAAGGGGGGCGAAAAAGCTTACCGGCTGCTGGTGGAGGTGATGCGCCGGACAAACAAGGCCGGGCTCGCAAAATTCGTTCTGGCCGAGCGTGAGTATCTCGTGGCGGTCAAAAGCACGGAGGGGGCACTGACCCTGATCACGCTCCATTACAGCGACGAAGTACTTTCCGATGAAGACATCGCGCCGAAAGAAGGAAAGATCGCGGCCGAAGTTAAAAGCGGCATCAAGAAAAGCATCAAGAACATGATGGCCGACTTTAACCCGGGGAAATATGCGGACGAGCGCCGGGACAAGGTCATGGATCTCCTGAAGAAGAAGGTGAAGGAAAAAGCGCCGGTTGCGGCCCCTGAAGTGGAGAAAGCAGAGGGAGAAGGCCCGGCCGACCTGATCGCCGCGCTGGAGGAGATCATGCGCGAAGTGAAGAAGAACCGGTGA
- the ku gene encoding non-homologous end joining protein Ku, whose product MAGGTIWKGYIHFADTDVAVKLHAAVKAERIQFHLLHKRDHVKLHQQMICAYEKIPVPTEAQTKGFEVEEGKYIIVDPDELEQTAPESSRMIEVHEFVKTGQIDPIFLDRVYYLEPDLHSEGYSELVGALQEMGAEGICTWTMRNRSYLGALQASGKILRLNTLRYADEVISVKSLELQESPVSEKELKIGSDLINQLTTPFQPQKFENEHEKKLQKLIEKKARGEKIALLRPRLLKPTASDKLLQALEESLKKVA is encoded by the coding sequence ATGGCAGGAGGAACGATCTGGAAAGGATATATCCACTTTGCGGATACGGATGTAGCCGTGAAGCTGCATGCCGCGGTCAAGGCGGAGCGGATTCAGTTTCACCTCCTTCACAAGCGCGATCATGTGAAATTGCACCAACAGATGATCTGTGCCTACGAAAAAATACCCGTGCCGACGGAAGCGCAGACCAAGGGGTTTGAAGTGGAGGAGGGGAAATATATCATCGTCGACCCGGATGAGCTGGAACAAACCGCTCCTGAAAGCAGCCGGATGATCGAAGTCCACGAATTCGTCAAGACCGGACAGATCGACCCCATCTTCCTTGATCGCGTCTACTACCTGGAGCCGGATCTTCATTCCGAAGGTTACAGCGAGCTTGTCGGGGCTTTGCAGGAGATGGGCGCAGAAGGTATCTGCACCTGGACCATGAGGAATCGCTCCTATCTCGGGGCCTTGCAGGCAAGCGGAAAGATTCTTCGCCTGAATACCCTGCGGTATGCCGACGAAGTGATTTCGGTAAAATCCCTTGAGCTACAGGAAAGTCCAGTGTCCGAAAAGGAACTGAAAATCGGGAGCGATCTGATCAACCAGTTGACCACTCCTTTTCAGCCGCAGAAATTCGAAAACGAGCATGAGAAAAAGCTGCAAAAGTTGATCGAGAAAAAAGCCCGCGGAGAAAAAATTGCACTCCTGCGCCCCAGGCTCTTGAAACCGACAGCATCGGACAAGCTGCTGCAGGCCCTTGAAGAGAGTCTGAAGAAAGTCGCGTAA
- a CDS encoding cation diffusion facilitator family transporter, translated as MIGFFGILSGGGAVNSAPAAANEGKRLAVYSLGLNLSLTIAKYFLYLLTSSTALLAETVHSLSDVVGSLLVLGGISLAGIKSAKFPWGLYKAENLAALLSAGLIFISAYEIAKTIIHPSLGGLKHLDVTIAILFLMTLPIFFFFRYERERARSLNSPSLLADAENWRTDLAPLAVVTAGIAGARLTYPFLDRAAAFVVLLLVLKVGYEIARNSIRSLLDASVGEATLDEMTGIVRGFHEVSEIVSIVARNSGRFVFVGIEVRLSLKRLKEAHEVVDRMEREIRQRIPFVEKVTIHYEPERKEWLRFAVPLANRDGEISAHFGAAPFVALWDKRITDGAVLYREIVENPFVAMDKGKGIKLAEYLVGKGVDVLYSRENFNGKGPEYVFSDAEMEVKTIGSDTLQNLVDVTVKQP; from the coding sequence ATGATCGGATTTTTCGGAATCTTATCGGGCGGGGGAGCGGTAAACAGCGCACCGGCCGCTGCAAATGAAGGAAAGAGACTCGCTGTGTATTCCCTCGGTCTCAATTTATCCCTGACCATCGCAAAATACTTCCTCTATCTGCTCACCAGCAGTACCGCGCTTCTTGCTGAAACCGTTCATTCATTAAGCGATGTTGTAGGAAGCCTCCTCGTCCTTGGGGGGATAAGCCTTGCCGGGATAAAATCGGCGAAATTCCCATGGGGTCTCTACAAGGCGGAAAACCTTGCGGCGCTCCTTTCGGCAGGATTGATATTCATCTCCGCCTACGAAATTGCAAAGACTATAATTCATCCATCCTTAGGCGGGCTGAAACACCTCGATGTAACCATAGCCATCCTCTTCCTGATGACACTGCCGATCTTTTTTTTCTTCCGCTACGAGCGTGAGCGGGCAAGGTCGCTCAACTCCCCTTCTCTGCTGGCCGACGCCGAAAACTGGCGGACCGACCTGGCTCCATTGGCCGTGGTGACGGCGGGGATAGCCGGAGCACGGCTTACCTACCCCTTTCTTGACAGGGCCGCTGCCTTTGTGGTCTTGCTCCTGGTCCTCAAGGTCGGTTACGAAATCGCTCGGAATTCGATAAGGAGCCTCCTCGACGCTTCCGTCGGTGAGGCCACTCTGGACGAAATGACAGGGATCGTCCGAGGTTTTCACGAAGTTTCGGAAATCGTTTCCATCGTGGCCCGCAACTCCGGCAGGTTCGTCTTTGTGGGCATTGAAGTGCGGCTCTCTCTAAAGAGGCTGAAAGAGGCCCATGAGGTAGTCGACAGGATGGAGCGAGAGATACGGCAACGGATTCCGTTCGTGGAAAAGGTAACCATCCACTATGAGCCTGAAAGGAAAGAATGGCTGCGATTCGCCGTGCCGCTCGCAAACCGCGACGGCGAAATATCAGCGCACTTTGGTGCCGCTCCGTTTGTCGCGCTGTGGGATAAGAGAATTACGGACGGAGCAGTCCTTTATCGTGAAATAGTGGAAAACCCCTTTGTGGCGATGGATAAAGGGAAAGGGATAAAGCTTGCGGAGTATCTTGTCGGGAAAGGGGTTGATGTCCTTTATTCGCGGGAGAATTTCAATGGAAAAGGACCAGAATATGTTTTCTCTGATGCCGAAATGGAAGTAAAGACGATCGGTTCGGATACGTTGCAAAACCTTGTCGATGTGACGGTGAAGCAACCCTAA
- a CDS encoding diguanylate cyclase domain-containing protein, whose product MSGNEPFNTYHQRYDNWYDTHGAAYCSELLAVRALLPWKGLGLEIGVGSGRFAAPLGVRVGVDPSAAMLKLASARGISVMRGVAERLPFATASFDYALIVTTICFVDDPRAMLREARRVIKPEGSLVIGLVDKGSALGQQYLENRSQSAFYREATFYRAEEVEKMLKESGFPSQDWVQTLFRPLQEMREVESFRAGRGIGAFAVVRGMESLHDTLKEVMKSNGMFQRLADSSAEWLYWRTPEGKMRYISPAAEHITGFSVEELSHFPETCDAIIHSDDHELWRLHVREVDRGGASSPIEFRIVTKQGEMRWISHICRPIHDNSGTFLGISGSNRDITERKQAEEQLRYLSTHDNLTGLYNRAYFDAELGRLAGGREFPISVVMADVDGLKEVNDRHGHAVGDRLLQEAAKVLLAAFRSDDVVARIGGDEFAVLLPGADSAMVKDILKRVESCQAGVNRANSVFRLSLSLGTATAETGESLGEVLKLADERMYREKFGRKGRGA is encoded by the coding sequence ATGTCCGGAAACGAACCATTTAACACGTACCACCAACGTTACGACAACTGGTACGACACCCATGGTGCCGCCTACTGCTCCGAACTGCTGGCAGTACGGGCGCTGTTGCCGTGGAAGGGGCTCGGCCTGGAGATCGGCGTGGGAAGCGGGCGCTTCGCGGCGCCACTTGGCGTTCGGGTAGGTGTCGATCCTTCGGCGGCCATGCTGAAACTTGCCAGCGCAAGGGGCATTAGTGTCATGCGGGGCGTCGCCGAGCGGCTCCCGTTCGCTACCGCAAGCTTTGATTACGCCCTGATTGTAACTACCATCTGCTTCGTGGATGATCCCCGCGCCATGTTGCGCGAGGCAAGGCGGGTCATCAAGCCTGAGGGGAGTCTGGTGATCGGGTTAGTCGACAAGGGGAGCGCCTTGGGGCAGCAGTACCTGGAGAATCGGTCCCAAAGCGCTTTCTACCGCGAGGCCACCTTCTACCGCGCCGAAGAGGTCGAGAAAATGCTGAAAGAAAGCGGCTTCCCCAGCCAGGATTGGGTGCAGACCCTCTTCAGGCCCCTGCAGGAGATGAGGGAGGTCGAGTCCTTTCGCGCGGGACGGGGCATCGGTGCCTTCGCCGTGGTCAGAGGCATGGAATCGCTGCACGATACGTTAAAGGAAGTGATGAAGAGTAACGGGATGTTCCAGCGGTTGGCCGATTCTTCGGCGGAATGGCTCTACTGGCGGACACCGGAGGGGAAAATGCGCTACATTTCTCCGGCAGCCGAACATATTACAGGCTTCAGTGTCGAGGAACTGTCTCATTTCCCGGAAACCTGCGATGCTATCATTCATTCCGATGATCATGAACTATGGCGCCTTCATGTCCGCGAGGTAGACCGGGGAGGGGCGTCCAGTCCAATCGAATTCCGCATTGTTACCAAACAGGGGGAAATGCGCTGGATTAGCCACATCTGTCGTCCGATCCACGACAACAGTGGTACTTTCTTGGGAATAAGCGGCAGCAACCGCGATATAACCGAACGTAAGCAGGCGGAGGAGCAACTCCGCTACCTGAGCACCCACGACAATCTGACCGGCCTGTACAACCGGGCTTACTTCGACGCGGAACTCGGGCGGCTTGCCGGCGGAAGGGAATTCCCCATCAGCGTCGTTATGGCGGATGTTGATGGGCTGAAAGAAGTGAACGACCGCCATGGGCATGCGGTGGGGGATCGACTGCTTCAGGAGGCAGCTAAAGTCCTGCTGGCGGCTTTTCGCAGCGATGATGTGGTGGCGCGCATAGGCGGTGACGAGTTTGCGGTCCTCCTGCCCGGCGCGGACAGCGCTATGGTGAAAGATATTCTCAAGAGGGTCGAAAGTTGCCAGGCAGGAGTCAACCGTGCGAACAGCGTCTTCAGATTGAGCCTCTCCTTGGGCACGGCAACCGCAGAAACGGGGGAAAGCCTTGGGGAAGTCCTCAAGCTGGCCGACGAGCGGATGTATAGGGAGAAATTCGGCAGAAAAGGGCGGGGTGCATGA
- a CDS encoding ZIP family metal transporter gives MNSLIWIILGGLLMSTIALVGSLTTVLRPATLDRLLLPLVSLAAGTLLGGAVLHMIPAGFAALGAINAGAWLLGGFATFLGLEQFLHWHHCRRASAECRSPMTYLILLGDALHNFLGGLGIASTFLVDPRAGVMAWLAAAAHEVPQELGDFGILVHGGWDRRRALTWNFLSGLTFLLGALMAFALSIRFEVAGLILFGAGNFIYIGASDLVPEIKAQPDIGRAVLHFSCFAAGILCMLYLAYKFHH, from the coding sequence ATGAACAGTCTCATATGGATCATTCTGGGCGGTTTGCTCATGAGCACGATAGCGCTGGTCGGAAGCCTCACCACTGTGCTGCGACCTGCCACCTTGGATCGTTTGCTTCTTCCCTTGGTCTCTCTTGCTGCCGGCACTTTGCTCGGCGGCGCAGTCCTTCATATGATTCCCGCAGGTTTTGCGGCACTTGGCGCGATCAATGCCGGAGCGTGGCTTCTAGGCGGCTTTGCCACGTTTCTCGGGCTTGAGCAATTTCTTCACTGGCACCACTGTAGACGCGCCTCTGCGGAATGCAGGAGTCCAATGACCTATCTGATTCTCCTGGGGGATGCGCTTCACAACTTTCTGGGTGGTTTGGGCATTGCCAGCACTTTTTTGGTCGATCCACGTGCCGGTGTCATGGCCTGGCTTGCAGCAGCGGCTCATGAAGTGCCACAGGAGCTCGGTGATTTCGGAATACTTGTCCATGGTGGTTGGGATCGCCGCCGGGCTCTGACCTGGAACTTCCTCTCCGGTTTGACATTCCTACTGGGCGCTCTCATGGCATTTGCGTTGTCAATCCGATTTGAAGTCGCAGGTTTGATCTTGTTCGGCGCCGGCAACTTCATCTACATTGGCGCCTCAGACCTTGTGCCAGAGATCAAGGCACAGCCCGACATTGGCAGGGCGGTGCTGCACTTCAGCTGCTTTGCTGCCGGTATTCTCTGCATGCTGTACCTGGCGTATAAGTTTCATCATTGA
- a CDS encoding radical SAM protein yields MIVFGPVPSRRLGRSLGINNITPKVCTYSCVYCQVGRTIKTQVDRRAFYWPEEIAAEVENKVRVARENGEQIDYLTFVADGEPTLDINLAREIELLRPLGIRIAVITNASLIWRSDVAEALRKANWVSLKVDTVREDVWRKLNRPSPLLEFMDLLTGMIGFAKRYGGELATETMLVKGLNDAEEHLELLADFLMALKPAKAYLAIPTRPPAELWVKPPSEETVNRAFQILRRKVERVELLTGYEENAFACMGDVAEDLLAITAVHPMREEAVRELLAKAGGDWAVVKKLIDSGLLAETEYEGRKYYLQRFGKA; encoded by the coding sequence ATGATAGTATTCGGGCCGGTGCCGTCCAGGCGCCTGGGGCGCAGCCTGGGGATCAACAACATTACGCCCAAGGTTTGCACCTATTCTTGCGTCTACTGCCAGGTGGGACGCACCATTAAGACGCAGGTCGACCGCCGTGCCTTCTACTGGCCTGAAGAGATCGCGGCGGAGGTGGAAAACAAGGTGAGAGTGGCGAGAGAAAACGGCGAACAGATAGACTATCTGACCTTCGTTGCCGATGGCGAACCGACCCTGGACATCAACCTGGCGCGCGAAATCGAGCTCCTGCGGCCGCTCGGGATCAGGATCGCGGTGATAACCAACGCCTCCCTCATCTGGCGCAGCGACGTGGCGGAGGCGTTGCGCAAAGCGAATTGGGTTTCGTTGAAAGTGGACACAGTTAGAGAGGATGTCTGGCGCAAGCTTAATCGGCCCAGCCCTTTGCTGGAATTTATGGACCTTCTCACCGGCATGATCGGCTTTGCAAAAAGATACGGAGGGGAGCTGGCGACGGAAACGATGCTGGTAAAAGGTCTCAATGACGCTGAAGAGCACCTCGAACTGCTCGCCGATTTTCTCATGGCGCTGAAACCCGCCAAGGCGTATTTGGCCATCCCCACCCGCCCTCCGGCGGAACTATGGGTGAAGCCTCCCTCCGAGGAGACCGTCAACCGGGCCTTTCAGATCCTCCGCAGGAAGGTCGAACGGGTGGAGCTTCTGACCGGTTACGAAGAGAACGCCTTTGCCTGCATGGGAGATGTAGCGGAGGACCTACTAGCCATTACCGCGGTGCATCCGATGAGAGAAGAGGCGGTGCGGGAGCTGCTGGCAAAGGCGGGTGGCGATTGGGCCGTTGTGAAGAAACTGATCGATTCGGGACTTCTGGCGGAAACGGAATACGAAGGTCGGAAATACTACTTGCAAAGGTTCGGGAAAGCATGA
- a CDS encoding cation diffusion facilitator family transporter, whose product MDRSSHYCAATAGLRLAFLLNLCFTLLELFGGLWTNSIAIISNAVHDLGDCLSLGLAWYLAGYAEKESDRRYSYGYRRFSLLGALATALVLMVGSLLVLSEAVPRLLRPEHPNAGGMALLAVVGIAVNGLALLRVRGGRTLNARIVTWHLLGDLLGWAAVLSVSSVLLFKDLPLLDPILSILITSYVLFNVSRNLKKTVQLFLQAVPGGIDTGEIEKKLLAIDKVKSVHHTHVWSLDGEHNVLTTHLVVEADATRKDVLKIRNRVRLLLENADFEHTTVEIGYENEYCRMKER is encoded by the coding sequence ATGGACCGATCTAGCCATTACTGTGCTGCTACGGCGGGTCTCCGACTGGCCTTCCTGCTGAACCTCTGCTTCACCCTGCTGGAACTGTTCGGCGGACTCTGGACGAACAGTATAGCCATCATCTCGAACGCCGTCCATGACTTGGGAGACTGCCTGTCGCTGGGGCTTGCCTGGTACCTGGCCGGCTATGCCGAAAAGGAGAGCGACAGGAGGTATTCCTACGGATACCGGCGCTTTTCGCTGCTGGGGGCACTGGCGACCGCCCTCGTCCTGATGGTGGGGAGCCTGCTGGTCCTGTCGGAGGCTGTGCCGAGGCTCCTGCGACCGGAACATCCCAATGCAGGGGGGATGGCGCTCCTTGCCGTCGTCGGGATCGCGGTCAATGGCTTGGCGCTGCTGCGCGTGAGGGGGGGGAGGACGCTGAACGCCCGGATCGTCACTTGGCATCTGCTGGGGGATTTGCTGGGCTGGGCGGCCGTCTTGTCGGTGAGTTCCGTCCTGCTGTTCAAGGACCTGCCACTCCTCGACCCGATCCTCTCTATCCTTATAACGTCGTATGTCCTGTTCAACGTGTCGAGGAACCTGAAAAAGACAGTGCAGTTGTTCCTTCAGGCCGTACCCGGTGGGATCGATACCGGCGAAATCGAGAAGAAACTCCTAGCCATCGACAAGGTGAAATCCGTCCATCATACCCACGTCTGGTCGCTGGACGGCGAGCACAACGTATTGACGACCCATCTGGTGGTCGAGGCGGACGCAACCAGGAAAGACGTCCTGAAGATAAGAAACCGGGTCAGATTACTGCTCGAAAATGCGGATTTCGAGCATACGACGGTCGAGATCGGTTACGAAAACGAGTATTGCAGGATGAAGGAGAGATAA
- a CDS encoding VOC family protein — protein MTKAIPEGFHTITPMFMFKDARKAIEFYKQAFGAQERFAMPGPDGKGVMHAEVRIGNSIFMMGEENPQEPCKSAETIGGSPVSFYIYLENVDEAFRIAMEAGAQVRMPVQDMFWGDRVGTVQDPFGYSWTLATHIKDLTPQEIQEGALAAFAEMGRK, from the coding sequence ATGACAAAAGCAATCCCGGAAGGATTTCACACCATCACACCGATGTTCATGTTCAAGGATGCCCGTAAGGCCATCGAATTCTACAAACAGGCCTTCGGCGCACAGGAGCGGTTCGCCATGCCGGGGCCCGACGGCAAAGGGGTGATGCACGCCGAGGTCCGGATCGGCAACTCGATCTTCATGATGGGGGAGGAAAACCCGCAGGAGCCCTGCAAAAGTGCAGAAACCATCGGCGGCTCCCCGGTCAGTTTTTACATTTATCTGGAAAACGTGGACGAGGCATTCAGGATAGCCATGGAAGCGGGCGCACAGGTCCGGATGCCTGTCCAGGACATGTTCTGGGGGGACCGCGTCGGGACCGTGCAAGACCCCTTCGGTTACAGCTGGACCCTTGCCACCCATATCAAGGACCTGACCCCGCAGGAAATCCAGGAGGGAGCTCTGGCCGCTTTCGCTGAGATGGGAAGGAAATGA